In the genome of Gordonia rubripertincta, one region contains:
- a CDS encoding TetR/AcrR family transcriptional regulator: MTLETSASNESSTPTADEELADLGPRALKAREAILDAARKLFLERGYAGTRINNITDECGASRAGFYTYFKSKMDVVEVLGRTTYRDCLAVVSALDELPRPTRYDDVRGWVQSYFDFMDQHGAFMNALSESGPTDEEFRATANRLQMRTAFLVGIALRSRQMTPTDAPEALGLSIVSMVERTWNQIHVRHLPIDSQEVVAAIAHMIMGTITEPQSASVGV, encoded by the coding sequence ATGACCTTGGAAACAAGCGCGAGCAACGAGTCGTCGACGCCCACTGCGGACGAGGAACTGGCCGACCTCGGCCCTCGCGCGTTGAAGGCGCGCGAGGCCATTCTCGATGCCGCCCGCAAACTGTTCCTCGAGCGGGGCTACGCCGGCACACGGATCAACAACATCACCGACGAGTGCGGTGCATCGCGGGCAGGGTTCTACACCTACTTCAAGAGCAAGATGGACGTGGTTGAGGTCCTCGGCCGCACCACCTATCGGGACTGTCTGGCAGTTGTCAGTGCACTGGATGAACTTCCCCGTCCCACCCGCTACGACGATGTCCGCGGATGGGTGCAGTCCTACTTCGATTTCATGGATCAACACGGCGCGTTCATGAACGCGCTCAGCGAGTCCGGCCCGACCGACGAAGAGTTCCGCGCCACTGCCAACAGATTGCAGATGCGCACAGCGTTCCTGGTGGGTATCGCGTTACGAAGCCGTCAGATGACACCGACCGACGCACCGGAGGCGCTCGGACTGAGCATCGTGTCGATGGTGGAGCGGACATGGAATCAGATCCATGTCCGCCACCTGCCCATCGACAGTCAGGAGGTCGTCGCGGCGATCGCCCACATGATCATGGGCACGATCACCGAACCTCAGAGCGCTTCGGTTGGTGTGTAG
- a CDS encoding Rieske 2Fe-2S domain-containing protein, with protein MELHGLSLDITGWFQVAWSGDIGPEHVVPLRYFGRDLVAYRGRDGVVRVNDRHCRHLGGSLAHGGKVVDDGIQCPFHGWVWNVDGENASIPYQDRPSRARRLGTWPVIERNESIYVWNDHAGREPFFDVPDVFSLADHTKGMDFHPAWPAGRAHYPNLRAHPQMVTENAVDPQHFRFVHSTPVAPVVLEERVQGPTWWARVGFGSGWIKHPNDADGNLRDDSHNTLVLYWAGMGSSTNIEQTAAGVRIITINPTPVEDGKTELFATYWIERKDNDIEDGSYRRRLDEAQRALPDDINIWDNQIFLDPPTLAGVEGRGFRRMRRWAKQFYPPSQVSNHPTGTADTRAPGAEMTAAGSEA; from the coding sequence ATGGAGTTACACGGATTGAGCCTGGACATCACCGGATGGTTTCAGGTTGCGTGGTCGGGGGATATCGGGCCCGAGCACGTGGTGCCGCTGAGATACTTCGGCCGAGACCTGGTCGCCTACCGTGGCCGTGATGGCGTTGTGCGCGTCAATGACCGGCACTGCCGACACCTGGGAGGCAGCCTTGCCCATGGCGGCAAGGTGGTCGACGACGGGATACAGTGCCCATTTCACGGATGGGTGTGGAACGTCGACGGCGAGAATGCCTCGATCCCCTATCAGGATCGACCGAGTAGGGCTCGCCGGCTGGGCACCTGGCCGGTGATCGAACGAAACGAATCCATCTACGTCTGGAACGATCACGCGGGCCGTGAACCGTTTTTCGACGTTCCCGACGTCTTCTCCCTGGCAGATCACACCAAAGGCATGGACTTCCACCCCGCGTGGCCCGCCGGCCGCGCACACTATCCGAATCTGCGCGCACATCCACAGATGGTCACCGAGAACGCGGTGGACCCCCAGCACTTTCGTTTCGTACACAGCACCCCCGTCGCCCCGGTCGTCCTCGAAGAACGTGTCCAGGGACCCACCTGGTGGGCCCGGGTCGGTTTCGGCAGCGGCTGGATAAAGCACCCCAACGATGCAGACGGCAATCTGCGCGACGACAGCCACAACACCCTGGTCCTGTATTGGGCCGGGATGGGCAGCAGCACCAACATCGAACAAACCGCGGCAGGCGTACGCATCATCACCATCAACCCCACTCCCGTCGAGGACGGGAAGACCGAACTGTTTGCCACGTACTGGATCGAGCGCAAAGACAACGACATCGAGGACGGCTCCTACCGACGCCGACTCGACGAGGCACAACGCGCATTACCCGATGACATCAACATCTGGGACAACCAGATCTTTCTGGACCCGCCCACCCTGGCCGGCGTAGAAGGGCGCGGTTTCCGGCGCATGCGCCGCTGGGCCAAGCAGTTCTACCCACCGTCGCAGGTCAGCAATCACCCAACGGGTACCGCTGACACACGCGCGCCGGGCGCGGAGATGACCGCGGCCGGCAGCGAGGCATGA
- a CDS encoding class I adenylate-forming enzyme family protein → MNHSWPWMLDTDSIDELVAKRSAATPAAAAFLDEHGATVTFGELDVVVGRVAAALSDRGIGSGTRVAWQLPTRISTAVTMLALRRLGAVQAPIITQYRDKEVTAALRTFGADVVLVPGTWGGHDYSAMVRRLDLVTAPELIEVGHAPMEAEPVDVAPSRDADDVVWVYFTSGSTGAPKGARHSDATLLATGLAFGGQGRLGERPGEVAAMGFPIAHVGGIEYIIASLAGGYPLLLLETFVPDRAVELFGKYSVTTTGGAPPFYQALVAQARAAAPEKLLPALRSLKGGGAPCSVELFDEVTDILGVALAHDYGMTEVPMLAVADPQDLPQIRARTDGRPIPGNEVRIVDLEGNLCASLTQGEVQVSGRGVCHGYTDADETAKAFTADGWFRTGDIGVMHPTGHIEVVGRLKDMIIRKGENIAPVEVETALMTHPAVAEVAVIGLPDPERGEIVCAVISIAAGAEAPSRAQLRDHLLGWGLMPQKIPERVEIVAQLPRTGLAKVAKAELKLRYTPTEAL, encoded by the coding sequence ATGAACCACAGTTGGCCTTGGATGCTCGACACCGACTCGATCGACGAGTTGGTCGCAAAACGGTCGGCGGCGACTCCCGCGGCGGCGGCGTTCCTCGATGAGCATGGCGCGACGGTGACGTTCGGCGAACTCGACGTCGTGGTCGGAAGGGTTGCGGCAGCCCTGAGTGACCGGGGCATCGGTTCCGGGACACGAGTCGCGTGGCAGCTGCCCACCCGGATCTCGACCGCGGTCACGATGCTCGCGCTGCGGCGCCTGGGTGCCGTTCAGGCGCCGATCATCACTCAGTATCGCGACAAGGAGGTCACCGCGGCCCTGCGCACGTTCGGCGCGGACGTTGTGCTGGTGCCGGGCACGTGGGGTGGCCATGACTACAGCGCGATGGTCCGTCGCCTGGACCTCGTCACGGCTCCGGAGCTGATCGAAGTCGGACATGCGCCGATGGAGGCGGAACCGGTCGACGTCGCGCCTTCCCGCGACGCCGACGATGTCGTCTGGGTCTACTTCACCTCGGGATCGACAGGCGCACCGAAGGGGGCACGGCACAGTGATGCGACCCTGTTGGCAACCGGATTGGCCTTCGGCGGGCAGGGTCGGCTCGGGGAGCGCCCCGGCGAGGTCGCCGCGATGGGCTTCCCGATAGCGCATGTCGGTGGCATCGAATACATCATCGCCTCGCTGGCCGGGGGATACCCCTTGCTACTGCTCGAGACGTTTGTGCCCGACCGTGCGGTCGAGTTGTTCGGAAAGTACTCCGTGACGACCACCGGCGGCGCGCCGCCCTTCTACCAAGCGCTGGTCGCACAGGCCCGCGCCGCGGCGCCGGAGAAACTGCTGCCGGCGCTACGGAGCCTGAAGGGCGGAGGCGCGCCCTGTTCGGTCGAGCTCTTCGACGAGGTTACCGACATCCTCGGTGTGGCCCTGGCCCACGACTACGGGATGACCGAGGTGCCCATGCTCGCCGTCGCCGACCCACAGGATCTGCCGCAGATCCGTGCCCGGACCGACGGACGGCCGATCCCGGGCAACGAGGTCAGAATCGTCGACCTGGAGGGCAATCTGTGCGCGTCGCTCACGCAGGGTGAGGTTCAGGTGTCGGGACGGGGGGTCTGCCACGGTTACACCGATGCCGACGAGACCGCGAAGGCATTCACCGCCGATGGTTGGTTCCGCACCGGCGACATCGGCGTGATGCACCCGACAGGCCACATCGAGGTCGTCGGCCGGCTCAAGGACATGATCATCCGCAAGGGCGAGAACATTGCGCCGGTCGAGGTCGAGACGGCGCTCATGACGCACCCGGCGGTTGCAGAGGTGGCGGTCATCGGCTTGCCCGACCCGGAACGTGGCGAAATCGTCTGTGCGGTCATCAGCATCGCTGCGGGGGCCGAGGCTCCATCCCGCGCCCAATTGCGGGACCACCTACTCGGCTGGGGCCTGATGCCGCAGAAGATCCCGGAGCGCGTCGAGATCGTGGCGCAACTGCCTCGCACCGGGCTCGCCAAGGTCGCCAAGGCCGAGCTCAAGCTGCGCTACACACCAACCGAAGCGCTCTGA
- a CDS encoding CaiB/BaiF CoA transferase family protein has product MTGVMDGVKVVELAGWTFVPTAGAVLADWGADVIKVEDPVTGDPQRGLSVGAVGAKGANGVSFIIEQPNRGKRSLGLDVTTERGRELLLELVAKSDVFLTSMLAERLEKLRLTVEDLRAANPQIIIARGTGFGVKGAEANKPGFDGTAYLSRGGVAHMIKEPDAPWPPMQRPAFGDIMGGFMIASGIAGALFKRERTGETSIVDVSLLGAAAWHISPDLVATGLLGEENLPRFTTDDMPNPIVNYYKTSDGRFVQLMMLQADRFWPEVCELIERPELIADERFADAGARFQNRVECVNELRKAFEARPLAEWRERMDKLKGAWAVVQTPGEVLEDPQVIANGYIRPVTTADGSATYGLVANPVQYDETPPDLTRAPSAGEHTDAILQEELGLDWDAVIALKVDSIVT; this is encoded by the coding sequence GTGACCGGAGTAATGGACGGCGTCAAGGTCGTCGAATTGGCGGGCTGGACATTTGTGCCGACAGCGGGCGCGGTGCTCGCCGATTGGGGCGCCGACGTCATCAAGGTGGAAGATCCGGTGACCGGCGATCCGCAACGCGGACTGTCGGTCGGTGCGGTGGGCGCGAAGGGCGCCAATGGTGTCAGTTTCATCATCGAGCAGCCCAACCGCGGAAAGCGCAGTCTCGGACTGGATGTGACGACCGAACGGGGGCGCGAGTTGTTACTCGAGCTCGTCGCGAAATCGGATGTCTTCCTGACCAGCATGTTGGCGGAACGATTGGAGAAGCTGCGCCTCACCGTCGAGGACCTCCGCGCCGCGAATCCGCAGATCATCATCGCGCGCGGCACCGGTTTCGGCGTGAAGGGTGCCGAGGCCAACAAGCCGGGCTTCGATGGCACGGCATACCTGTCACGAGGCGGAGTCGCCCACATGATCAAGGAACCCGACGCACCGTGGCCCCCCATGCAACGCCCCGCCTTCGGCGACATCATGGGCGGGTTCATGATCGCCTCTGGTATTGCAGGCGCCTTGTTCAAACGTGAACGGACCGGCGAGACGTCGATCGTCGACGTCTCACTTCTCGGTGCGGCGGCCTGGCACATCTCCCCGGATCTGGTGGCCACCGGCCTCCTGGGCGAGGAGAACCTGCCACGCTTCACCACCGACGACATGCCGAACCCGATCGTCAACTACTACAAGACTTCCGACGGACGCTTCGTCCAGCTGATGATGCTGCAGGCCGACCGGTTCTGGCCGGAGGTGTGCGAGCTCATCGAACGCCCCGAACTGATTGCCGACGAGCGCTTTGCCGATGCGGGTGCCCGATTCCAGAACCGCGTCGAGTGTGTGAACGAACTGCGCAAGGCCTTCGAGGCCCGACCGCTGGCGGAGTGGCGCGAGCGGATGGACAAGCTCAAGGGCGCATGGGCCGTCGTACAGACGCCCGGTGAGGTCCTCGAGGATCCACAGGTGATCGCCAACGGCTACATCCGCCCGGTCACCACTGCCGATGGCTCGGCCACCTATGGTCTGGTCGCGAACCCCGTCCAGTACGACGAGACGCCTCCCGATCTCACCCGTGCGCCGTCGGCCGGGGAACACACCGACGCCATTCTGCAGGAGGAACTGGGCCTCGACTGGGACGCTGTCATCGCGTTGAAGGTCGATTCGATAGTCACCTGA
- a CDS encoding enoyl-CoA hydratase/isomerase family protein, whose translation MQNPACSELLIESRGALRIVTLNRPEAMNATSETLHDALVAVWQYLAEDPDARAVVLTGAGKAFSAGGDFDHFVELWDDKSMRRREIDSAGKLVREMLECPLPIVAAINGPAVGLGASLAACSDIVLIAESAYLSDPHVGVGLTAADGGAPTWPLLMSMLRAKEYLLTSARIPAQQAVEIGLANRVVADGDVLTEAIALAERIAAQPAHAVQSTKRALNIHMKRAVAGVIEYALAEEYASFDTPEHHEIVNKFLARSRSRAAASS comes from the coding sequence ATGCAGAATCCTGCTTGCTCCGAACTTCTGATCGAGTCACGGGGCGCCCTGCGCATCGTGACCCTCAACCGTCCGGAAGCGATGAACGCCACCAGCGAGACCCTGCACGACGCACTCGTCGCCGTATGGCAGTACCTGGCAGAAGATCCGGACGCTCGCGCAGTGGTGCTGACGGGTGCCGGAAAGGCGTTCAGCGCCGGCGGCGACTTCGATCACTTCGTCGAACTGTGGGACGACAAATCCATGCGGCGCAGAGAGATCGACAGTGCGGGCAAGCTGGTTCGGGAGATGTTGGAATGCCCCCTGCCGATCGTGGCGGCGATCAACGGCCCGGCGGTGGGTCTCGGCGCCAGTCTGGCGGCCTGCAGCGACATCGTCCTCATCGCCGAGTCGGCATACCTGTCCGACCCGCACGTCGGGGTGGGTCTCACGGCAGCCGACGGCGGTGCCCCGACATGGCCGTTGCTGATGAGTATGCTGCGCGCAAAAGAATACCTGTTGACCAGCGCACGAATCCCGGCACAGCAGGCAGTTGAGATCGGCCTCGCGAACCGGGTCGTGGCCGACGGCGACGTGCTGACCGAGGCCATCGCCCTCGCGGAGAGGATCGCGGCACAGCCGGCACATGCCGTCCAGAGCACGAAGCGCGCGCTGAACATCCACATGAAGCGGGCCGTCGCCGGGGTCATCGAATATGCACTCGCCGAGGAGTACGCCTCGTTCGATACACCCGAACATCACGAGATCGTCAACAAGTTCCTCGCGCGCAGCCGGTCGCGTGCGGCCGCATCCTCATGA
- a CDS encoding MaoC family dehydratase has product MSNLLDPGNEPAHAIVYRGVSALKASVGQKLGPTDWLLVDQSRIDSFADDTEDHQWIHVDPDRAADGPFGGTIAHGFLTLSLVPHFINQLRRVEGVAMGVNYGLDRVRFPSPLRAGSRIRATTETITVDEVGPGIVQVVTRTVIEAEGAPKPVCVADLVARYHGEDVE; this is encoded by the coding sequence ATGTCCAATCTGCTCGATCCCGGGAACGAACCGGCGCATGCGATCGTCTACCGCGGCGTATCCGCGCTCAAGGCGTCAGTGGGGCAGAAGCTGGGACCGACCGACTGGTTGCTCGTCGACCAGTCGCGGATCGACTCGTTCGCCGATGACACCGAGGATCATCAGTGGATCCACGTCGACCCGGACCGCGCAGCAGACGGACCTTTCGGGGGCACCATCGCCCACGGGTTCTTGACACTTTCGTTGGTGCCCCATTTCATCAATCAGCTCCGACGAGTCGAGGGCGTGGCGATGGGTGTCAACTACGGCCTCGATCGCGTTCGGTTCCCGTCGCCCCTGCGCGCGGGGAGCCGTATCCGGGCAACGACGGAGACGATCACGGTCGACGAGGTGGGGCCGGGGATCGTACAGGTCGTCACGCGGACGGTCATCGAGGCCGAGGGGGCGCCCAAGCCGGTGTGTGTGGCCGATCTGGTCGCGCGGTATCACGGGGAGGACGTCGAATGA
- a CDS encoding PDR/VanB family oxidoreductase yields MHAHSPSEHDLPMVVADKETIADGIVRLELRACDGHDLPSWTPGSHIDVTVGADVIRQYSLCGDPGDRTTYEIAVLKKHQGRGGSAYVHDRLEVGERLRVKGPRNHFALVAAPSYVFIAGGIGITPIRAMIRSVGSGSARWSLTYGGRSRSSMAFREELVAVHGDRVRLRPQDEFGPIDIGEVLAELDDPQASVVYCCGPAPLLEAVTVACGARGIGVHVERFMPRAAPKGSEDEAFELELARSGRTINVPADRTIVAALEAVGVTIPTSCEEGICGTCETAVLGGLPEHRDSLLTDEERVLNDTMMPCVSRSRSSRLVLDL; encoded by the coding sequence ATGCATGCTCATTCGCCCAGCGAACACGATCTGCCGATGGTCGTGGCCGACAAGGAGACGATCGCGGACGGTATCGTTCGTCTGGAACTTCGCGCGTGTGACGGCCACGATCTGCCGTCGTGGACCCCGGGATCGCACATCGACGTCACCGTGGGGGCCGATGTGATCCGGCAATACTCGCTCTGCGGCGATCCCGGCGATCGGACGACATATGAGATCGCGGTGCTGAAGAAACACCAGGGTCGCGGTGGCTCCGCCTACGTTCACGACCGACTGGAGGTGGGTGAACGGCTGCGCGTGAAGGGACCGCGAAATCACTTCGCACTCGTGGCGGCGCCATCATATGTGTTCATCGCCGGCGGCATCGGGATCACCCCGATCCGTGCGATGATCCGCTCCGTCGGGTCCGGGAGTGCGCGGTGGAGTTTGACCTATGGCGGCCGCAGCAGGTCGTCGATGGCATTCCGTGAGGAACTCGTGGCGGTTCACGGCGACCGGGTGCGTCTTCGGCCCCAGGACGAGTTCGGCCCGATCGACATCGGGGAGGTTCTCGCCGAACTCGATGACCCGCAGGCATCGGTCGTCTACTGTTGCGGACCGGCGCCGCTGCTGGAAGCCGTGACGGTCGCCTGCGGCGCCCGGGGGATCGGCGTCCACGTCGAGAGGTTCATGCCGAGGGCCGCGCCGAAGGGCTCGGAGGATGAGGCATTCGAGCTCGAACTCGCGCGGTCGGGCCGTACCATCAACGTGCCCGCGGATCGCACCATCGTCGCAGCATTGGAAGCGGTCGGCGTTACGATTCCCACGTCGTGCGAGGAGGGCATCTGCGGTACGTGCGAGACCGCGGTGCTCGGGGGTCTGCCCGAACACCGCGACTCCCTGCTCACTGATGAGGAACGAGTCCTCAATGACACCATGATGCCGTGCGTTTCGCGTTCGCGTTCCTCACGCCTCGTTCTCGACCTGTAG
- a CDS encoding TetR/AcrR family transcriptional regulator, translated as MAEKTPKADRTRLAILDAARTVFTRKGFSGTTIGDITEQAHVTRANFYYYFANKTALFIELGTSTRHEAMALVSAFRDEGGQPSREAVRSWVLRYFAYLDRSGAFVLRAEGDLPPDAGFRQSVARSQRRVVTALGQAVLDASATASEADPQAVGTAVMAMLERSWSVVDHQRLPSPDREHVVEAIVELVCRFLA; from the coding sequence GTGGCCGAGAAGACCCCCAAAGCTGATCGAACAAGACTTGCCATCCTCGATGCGGCGCGAACAGTTTTCACGCGAAAAGGCTTCTCCGGGACAACTATCGGTGACATCACCGAGCAGGCGCACGTCACGCGAGCGAATTTCTATTACTATTTCGCGAACAAGACCGCGCTGTTCATCGAACTCGGCACGTCCACCCGCCACGAGGCGATGGCTCTGGTGAGTGCATTTCGCGACGAGGGTGGTCAGCCATCACGCGAGGCAGTCCGGTCCTGGGTGCTTCGCTACTTCGCGTACCTCGATCGAAGCGGCGCTTTTGTCCTACGCGCGGAAGGGGATCTACCGCCGGACGCCGGGTTCAGACAATCGGTTGCACGTTCGCAACGCCGCGTCGTGACCGCATTGGGACAAGCGGTTCTCGATGCGTCGGCGACTGCATCGGAGGCGGACCCACAGGCGGTGGGCACCGCGGTGATGGCGATGCTGGAGCGCTCCTGGTCCGTCGTCGATCACCAGCGTCTGCCGTCACCGGATCGTGAGCACGTTGTCGAGGCCATTGTGGAACTTGTGTGCCGGTTCCTCGCCTGA
- a CDS encoding CoA transferase: MPHASHTTNVPPLSGVRVLEDSHTPQARLAGLLLADLGADVVRVVIHDDSASPCTCCGGNPVHHRGKRRVNVSATEIPGLAESADIYLTDRPPGDLHDHGCSAAAIADRAPGCTHVWMPTYGTTGRWVDQLPPDNFLLAALGGVATHGPSADGSPVATTVDLIAPVHAALGATAAVSALVGRALGRHGGAAVVTGLHAVSVLMLTMMVDGLDSEVFNPGSARGPVPSWRGYQCADGEWLFLAALTSPLFIRALDALDRLDILTLPGVDGDPDSIRISPAAATAAGSALEHHFATASRDQWLQTLHEAGVPCAPTGTRQEWRESELVTELRSFTTAEHPVVGRIEMPTIPLTMDGNTWIAGGFDDEAALATLGWDKRGARSAEHRDDLPLDGLRVVDLASYLAGPTATAVLAEMGADVVKVEQETGDPYRAFSIAYLALNQRKRCMSLDLHQSDDHDHFIELLRKSDVLLDNLRPVSGAALGLEPQDVARANATITHCSVTAFGTTQAGARLPGFDPIIQSMSGLALAQGGDGPPVVSNISVHDTATGVLSALAITAALYARFSRTGRGSRIESSLAQTTSFAQFDEFTSYAGSPNAVVGGANFVGPFFARSLQRCADGWVAFAAADRRSDAPLAHALGIATPSDAVTADISDRTVDDAIRCATDAGVAACPVLDREREMFDEFLSANDFTQIIDHHIHGRMAVVAGFVRWDSGTPRLAASTEPGTHTAEVLAELGIVERLQT, translated from the coding sequence ATGCCACACGCCTCACACACGACCAACGTTCCCCCGCTGTCAGGTGTGCGCGTACTCGAGGATTCGCACACCCCGCAGGCGCGTCTCGCAGGCCTCCTGCTCGCGGACCTGGGGGCCGATGTCGTACGGGTGGTGATTCACGACGATTCGGCGAGCCCGTGCACCTGTTGCGGTGGGAATCCGGTCCACCACCGCGGAAAGCGCCGGGTGAACGTATCCGCCACTGAGATACCGGGTCTGGCGGAGAGCGCGGACATTTATCTCACTGATCGGCCGCCTGGCGATCTGCACGACCATGGGTGCTCTGCGGCCGCTATCGCCGATCGGGCCCCGGGATGCACCCACGTGTGGATGCCCACCTACGGTACGACGGGCCGTTGGGTCGATCAGTTGCCGCCCGACAACTTCTTGCTGGCCGCGCTCGGCGGTGTGGCGACGCATGGACCGTCGGCCGACGGCAGTCCGGTGGCCACCACAGTTGATCTGATCGCTCCCGTGCACGCCGCACTCGGTGCCACCGCCGCAGTCAGCGCGCTGGTCGGGCGGGCTCTCGGACGACACGGGGGCGCGGCTGTGGTGACCGGTCTGCACGCCGTATCCGTCTTGATGCTCACCATGATGGTCGATGGACTCGACAGCGAGGTGTTCAATCCCGGCAGTGCGCGCGGCCCGGTACCGAGTTGGCGTGGATACCAATGTGCCGACGGAGAATGGCTCTTCCTCGCCGCACTGACGTCACCCTTGTTCATCCGCGCCCTCGACGCGTTGGATCGCCTCGACATCCTCACTCTGCCGGGAGTGGATGGAGATCCGGATTCGATCCGGATCTCGCCCGCCGCCGCCACCGCTGCCGGCTCCGCCCTCGAACACCACTTCGCCACCGCCAGCCGCGATCAGTGGCTGCAGACTCTGCACGAGGCCGGCGTCCCGTGCGCGCCGACGGGCACCCGACAGGAGTGGCGAGAGAGTGAGTTGGTCACCGAACTCAGATCGTTCACCACCGCCGAGCATCCGGTTGTCGGCCGGATCGAGATGCCTACCATCCCACTCACCATGGACGGGAATACCTGGATTGCAGGCGGTTTCGACGACGAGGCCGCCCTGGCAACGCTCGGCTGGGACAAGCGGGGGGCTCGCAGCGCTGAACACCGGGACGACCTGCCTCTCGACGGTCTGCGAGTCGTGGACCTGGCGTCGTACCTGGCCGGCCCGACGGCTACGGCCGTTCTCGCCGAGATGGGCGCCGACGTGGTCAAAGTGGAGCAGGAAACCGGAGATCCCTATCGCGCCTTTTCGATCGCTTACCTCGCCTTGAATCAGCGCAAGAGGTGCATGTCACTCGACCTGCACCAGTCCGACGACCACGACCACTTCATCGAGCTGCTCCGAAAGTCCGACGTCCTCCTCGACAACCTACGCCCCGTTTCGGGTGCCGCACTGGGACTCGAGCCACAGGACGTCGCGCGGGCCAACGCGACCATCACCCATTGTTCGGTGACCGCATTCGGCACGACCCAGGCCGGCGCGCGTCTACCGGGGTTCGATCCGATAATCCAGTCGATGAGCGGGCTGGCGCTGGCGCAGGGTGGCGACGGGCCACCGGTCGTCAGCAACATCTCAGTGCACGACACCGCAACAGGTGTATTGAGCGCATTGGCGATCACAGCGGCCCTATACGCCCGGTTCAGCCGTACCGGACGCGGGTCGCGGATCGAGTCGTCACTCGCGCAGACAACAAGTTTCGCGCAGTTCGACGAGTTCACCAGTTATGCCGGCAGCCCCAACGCCGTGGTGGGCGGCGCGAACTTCGTCGGACCGTTCTTCGCTCGCAGTCTGCAGCGCTGCGCCGACGGCTGGGTGGCGTTCGCAGCGGCGGATCGCCGCAGCGATGCGCCCCTTGCCCATGCCCTCGGCATCGCCACGCCTTCCGACGCAGTGACTGCAGACATCTCCGACCGCACGGTGGACGACGCGATCCGCTGCGCCACCGACGCCGGCGTCGCCGCCTGCCCGGTGCTCGATCGCGAACGCGAGATGTTCGATGAGTTCCTGAGTGCCAACGATTTCACCCAGATCATCGACCACCACATCCACGGCCGGATGGCGGTGGTTGCCGGGTTCGTCAGGTGGGACTCCGGTACCCCGCGGCTCGCTGCATCGACCGAGCCCGGTACGCACACCGCGGAGGTTCTCGCGGAATTGGGTATCGTCGAACGCCTGCAGACATGA